A genomic segment from Thermothielavioides terrestris NRRL 8126 chromosome 4, complete sequence encodes:
- a CDS encoding glycosyltransferase family 71 protein (CAZy_ID 269760): protein MVSLPGFRLSRGVWFALFVLLALALLYRFHPALPGLRSDAADDAIKHAQPAPSGEPSPPAPPTSAARVDHAHLQNLVQYFTDYPLQPPYKDVFGELGRRTRIVADWLVLAGNATLHPADKAALEDAAEQALTSMYPFLQNPPKNPSSRTPFADLRASFRPGSAGIVIPTGDKTLRFAAHLIGSLRSVLGSSLPIQIAYAGDGDLAPASRARLAKLAALEFLDLTTVFDGATLRFDTPSGGWASKAFAALASPYETVILADADAVFLQPPEALLRQPAFARTGAYLFHDRLLWQHAFAERHAWWRAQIRRPSAALGRSLVWTRDYAEEADSGVVVVDKARAGALPALLHVCWQNSFAVREEATYQLTYGDKESWWFGFELAGAAYEFEKHYGAIVGWEERDEQGRAKVCSFVIAHVDDADKLLWYNGGLLKNKVVSDEDYEVPLKWMIDAEWQKGASKKDMSCMVGGEARNLTGEEVDILRRSIELAKQLDGEFRA from the coding sequence ATGGTGAGCCTGCCGGGTTTTCGGCTGTCCCGAGGGGTTTGGTTTGCCTTGTTCGTTCTGCTCGCCCTTGCTCTCCTCTACCGGTTCCATCCTGCGCTGCCCGGCCTGCGCAGCGACGCGGCGGATGACGCCATCAAACATGCACAGCCAGCACCTTCTGGCGAGCCGTCGCCCCCTGCACCACCAACATCGGCTGCGCGGGTAGACCACGCCCATCTCCAAAACCTCGTCCAGTATTTCACCGACTACCCCCTGCAGCCGCCCTACAAAGATGTCTTTGGCGAGCTTGGCAGGCGGACCAGGATCGTGGCGGATTGGCTCGTCTTAGCCGGCAATGCGACGCTGCACCCAGCCGACAAGGCCGCGCTagaggacgccgccgagcaggccctcACGAGCATGTATCCGTTCCTGCAGAACCCGCCCAAGAACCCCAGCTCGCGCACGCCGTTTGCCGACCTGCGCGCGTCGTTCAGGCCGGGATCCGCCGGCATCGTCATCCCGACGGGCGACAAGACGCTGCGCTTCGCCGCGCACCTCATCGGCTCGCTGCGTTCCGTGCTGGGCTCGTCCCTGCCGATCCAGATCGCctacgccggcgacggcgacctcgcgccggccagccgcgcccgccTGGCCAAGCTCGCAGCGCTGGAGTTCCTCGACCTGACGACCGTCTTCGACGGCGCCACGCTCCGCTTCGACACCCCGTCCGGCGGGTGGGCCAGCAAGGCGttcgcggcgctggcgtcgccGTACGAGACGGTGATCCTGGCGGACGCGGACGCGGTGTTCCTGCAGCCGccggaggcgctgctgcggcagccGGCGTTCGCACGCACGGGCGCGTACCTGTTCCACGACCGGCTGCTGTGGCAGCACGCGTTCGCGGAGCGGCACGCGTGGTGGCGGGCGCAGAtccggcggccgagcgcggcgctgggccGCTCGCTCGTGTGGACGCGCGACtacgccgaggaggccgactCGGGCGTAGTCGTCGTCGACAaggcgcgcgccggcgcgctgcccGCCCTGCTGCACGTCTGCTGGCAGAACTCGTTCGCCGTGCGCGAGGAGGCCACCTACCAGCTGACGTACGGCGACAAGGAGAGCTGGTGGTTCGGCTTCGagctggcgggcgcggcgtaCGAGTTTGAGAAGCACTACGGCGCGATTgtcgggtgggaggagcgcgaCGAGCAGGGCAGGGCGAAAGTCTGCAGCTTTGTCATTGCGCATGtggacgacgccgacaagCTGCTGTGGTACAACGGGGGCCTGCTGAAGAACAAGGTCGTGAGCGACGAGGACTACGAGGTGCCGCTGAAGTGGATGATCGATGCCGAGTGGCAGAAGGGCGCGTCCAAGAAGGATATGAGCTGCATGGTCGGCGGGGAAGCACGAAACCTGACCGGAGAGGAGGTCGACATCTTGAGGCGCTCGATCGAGCTTGCGAAGCAACTCGACGGCGAGTTTAGAGCATAG